One Nostoc punctiforme PCC 73102 DNA window includes the following coding sequences:
- a CDS encoding membrane protein: protein MNKVAKVTIFFWIMKIIATTLGETAGDFISMTLGLGYYIGFAITFAILAILLFFQIQSDRYRPVLYWVAIIATTTAGTEVSDLMDRSLGLGYALGSLLLVAGLLSVLSIWYYRDRDLSVYPIVKKDAETTYWLAVVFSNSLGTAFGDFLTSNLGLSYIQGALVTATVIGVVIALHYVTKLSDILLFWLAFIFTRPFGATFGDFLTKPVKNGGLSLPRGYASAIAFILLAVVLFFSVRNEKKVRRPIE, encoded by the coding sequence ATGAACAAAGTTGCAAAAGTCACAATTTTCTTCTGGATCATGAAGATTATCGCCACGACGCTCGGCGAGACGGCAGGTGACTTCATCTCAATGACTCTTGGCCTGGGGTATTACATAGGCTTTGCTATAACGTTTGCTATTCTGGCTATTCTCCTGTTTTTTCAAATTCAATCCGACAGATATCGTCCAGTCCTTTATTGGGTGGCCATCATCGCCACAACTACAGCCGGAACCGAAGTTTCAGACTTGATGGATCGATCTCTTGGACTTGGCTACGCACTGGGATCGCTTCTTCTGGTTGCCGGTCTGTTGAGCGTTCTTAGCATCTGGTATTACCGCGATCGCGATCTGAGCGTTTATCCGATTGTCAAGAAAGATGCAGAGACTACCTATTGGCTGGCTGTGGTGTTCTCCAACAGTTTGGGAACAGCCTTTGGTGATTTTCTCACAAGCAACTTGGGACTAAGTTATATCCAGGGTGCATTGGTGACAGCTACCGTCATTGGTGTTGTCATCGCCCTTCACTACGTAACAAAGTTGAGCGATATCCTTCTATTCTGGCTCGCATTTATCTTCACACGTCCTTTCGGAGCCACCTTCGGAGATTTTCTGACAAAACCAGTTAAAAATGGCGGTCTATCACTGCCAAGGGGCTATGCTTCTGCTATCGCCTTTATCCTGCTAGCAGTTGTGCTATTCTTTTCTGTGCGAAATGAAAAAAAAGTGCGTCGTCCAATTGAGTAA
- a CDS encoding sensor histidine kinase produces MFQRIRYRLLLSYLVVFASLLGIFAIAVRFAFTRSLSEQITDKLIAIGKGAAANVEFEKGRLTVESDFRPQDLIAYHQGLQWFDTQGNLINQQGKTVLILPFLPNKRVQIQTGKVPIQVVTVPILANDNGQLVGYVRVSQSLEEFDETLQKLDWVLGGGIIITLLLSGIGGILLTRQAMQPIEESFQKLKQFTADASHELRSPLMAIKINAELPLQYPEEIGPKDAEKFQAIASATNQMTRLTEDLLLLARTEKVPTQNRDTLNLTSILENLIQLYKPQAEAKQITFKFQLIANLQLIGDLVQLTRLFTNLFENALYYTPSRGVVEIKTSRVGSQLYVNVQDTGVGIAPEHIDKVFERFWRADQSRSYWSGGSGLGLAIAQAIAQNHGGLISVTSQLGVGSCFTVHLPTS; encoded by the coding sequence GTGTTTCAAAGAATCAGATATCGTTTATTATTGTCTTATTTAGTGGTGTTTGCATCGCTGCTGGGAATATTTGCGATCGCAGTCAGATTTGCTTTCACTCGGAGTCTGAGTGAACAAATAACAGATAAACTCATAGCAATAGGAAAAGGTGCGGCTGCAAATGTAGAGTTTGAAAAAGGTCGCCTAACGGTTGAAAGTGACTTTCGTCCACAAGACTTAATTGCTTATCATCAAGGATTACAGTGGTTTGATACTCAGGGAAATTTAATTAACCAACAAGGGAAAACTGTTTTAATTTTACCTTTTTTACCAAACAAAAGGGTACAAATTCAGACAGGTAAAGTTCCTATCCAAGTAGTGACTGTTCCAATTCTTGCTAATGATAATGGTCAGCTTGTTGGGTATGTAAGGGTGAGCCAATCTTTAGAAGAATTTGATGAAACTCTACAAAAACTAGACTGGGTATTAGGCGGTGGAATTATTATAACTTTGCTTCTTAGCGGTATTGGCGGAATTTTGCTAACTCGTCAAGCAATGCAACCTATTGAAGAGAGCTTTCAAAAATTAAAACAGTTTACTGCTGATGCTTCCCATGAATTACGCAGTCCGTTAATGGCTATCAAAATTAATGCGGAGTTACCGCTACAATATCCAGAAGAAATAGGGCCAAAAGATGCAGAAAAGTTTCAAGCGATCGCCAGTGCTACTAACCAGATGACTCGCCTCACAGAAGACTTATTATTGTTAGCACGCACCGAGAAAGTCCCTACTCAAAATAGGGATACTCTCAATTTAACCTCAATATTAGAGAACCTAATACAACTGTATAAACCTCAAGCTGAAGCTAAACAAATTACTTTTAAATTTCAATTAATTGCTAATCTTCAGCTAATAGGTGATTTAGTTCAATTAACGCGACTATTTACTAATTTATTTGAAAACGCACTCTATTATACACCATCAAGAGGCGTAGTCGAAATTAAAACTAGTCGCGTCGGTTCCCAGCTTTATGTCAATGTGCAAGATACAGGCGTGGGAATTGCACCAGAGCATATAGACAAGGTTTTTGAGCGTTTTTGGCGAGCCGATCAGTCTCGTTCTTATTGGTCAGGTGGTTCTGGTTTAGGGCTGGCGATCGCTCAAGCTATTGCCCAAAATCACGGTGGATTAATTAGTGTTACGAGTCAATTAGGAGTTGGTAGTTGTTTTACTGTGCATTTACCAACCTCTTGA
- the psb27 gene encoding photosystem II protein Psb27, which translates to MHMKRYWSRLLALVLVVSIGLMGCTGSPDSLTGDYRQDTLAVVNVMRQALNLSQDSSDKTAVQAEARQKINDFSARYQRVNSVSGLGSFTTMRTALNSLAGHYSSYPNRPVPEKLKNRLEKELQQVEAALKRGG; encoded by the coding sequence ATGCATATGAAGCGCTATTGGTCGCGTTTGCTTGCGCTGGTTTTGGTTGTGTCTATCGGCTTAATGGGCTGTACTGGCAGTCCAGATAGTTTGACTGGGGATTATCGCCAAGATACCTTAGCTGTGGTCAATGTGATGAGACAGGCTCTGAATCTATCACAAGATTCATCAGACAAAACAGCAGTTCAAGCAGAAGCGCGTCAGAAAATTAATGACTTTTCGGCTCGCTATCAGCGAGTTAACTCTGTTTCTGGTCTTGGCTCATTTACAACTATGCGGACAGCCCTTAATTCCCTGGCTGGACACTACAGTTCTTACCCAAATCGTCCCGTACCCGAAAAACTCAAAAATCGTTTAGAGAAGGAATTACAGCAGGTTGAGGCCGCACTAAAACGTGGCGGTTAA
- a CDS encoding phosphatase PAP2 family protein → MLRQISNFWLRHIHPRLTGLIATIGIFGLASCLLILFVLAKIAEEVLEREAFRFDTTFLLWLHQFANPSLDNFMLFITNLGNPSTVVIVVSVNLILLWWQHYREEAKFFVLACLGGFILNTGLKLFFSKPRPELWHRLIYEKSFSFPSGHALGSMVLYGFIAHELATHYPRFAKFIYSLTVILIAAIGISRLYLGVHWPTDIIAGYGVGFLWLMICITMLKLQKLKQRNLVD, encoded by the coding sequence ATGCTCCGACAAATTTCTAATTTCTGGTTGCGTCACATACATCCTCGTTTGACTGGCTTAATTGCCACAATTGGTATTTTTGGACTTGCTAGTTGTCTGCTAATACTTTTCGTTTTAGCAAAAATAGCTGAAGAAGTTTTAGAGCGAGAAGCTTTTAGATTTGATACGACTTTTCTGTTATGGCTACATCAGTTCGCCAATCCCAGCTTAGATAACTTTATGTTATTCATTACCAACCTTGGTAATCCTAGTACAGTAGTCATCGTTGTTAGCGTTAATCTAATATTACTCTGGTGGCAACATTATCGAGAAGAAGCGAAATTTTTCGTCCTTGCTTGTTTAGGAGGATTCATTTTAAATACAGGACTAAAGTTATTTTTTTCTAAACCTCGCCCTGAACTGTGGCATCGATTGATTTATGAAAAATCTTTTAGTTTTCCTAGCGGTCATGCACTAGGTTCTATGGTACTTTATGGTTTTATTGCTCACGAATTGGCAACTCACTATCCTCGTTTTGCCAAATTTATTTACAGTTTGACAGTTATTTTAATTGCTGCCATTGGTATTAGCCGCTTATATTTAGGAGTCCATTGGCCTACAGACATAATTGCAGGTTATGGAGTGGGGTTTTTATGGCTGATGATATGTATTACGATGTTGAAATTGCAAAAATTGAAGCAGAGAAACTTAGTTGATTAA
- a CDS encoding PepSY domain-containing protein produces MKTSTQIILAAAFVGTLGLAELSRVVSAKQPQSFVAIARQHHSVIKVAEASDGDGETNDDAQETAKLQPLAKITAQQAQQAAEASVEGKAKSVKLENEDGNLIYAVEIGQQEVTVDAGNGKVLYVENANQQDEKNEATRPKSSIQVKETSDGDRETNDDGK; encoded by the coding sequence ATGAAAACTTCAACACAAATTATTTTGGCAGCAGCTTTTGTTGGTACTTTAGGACTTGCTGAATTGTCGAGAGTTGTGTCTGCAAAACAACCACAATCTTTTGTAGCAATTGCACGTCAGCATCATAGTGTTATCAAAGTTGCTGAAGCCAGTGATGGAGACGGTGAAACCAACGACGATGCACAAGAAACGGCAAAACTGCAACCGCTAGCTAAAATTACAGCACAACAAGCACAGCAAGCAGCTGAAGCATCTGTGGAAGGTAAAGCCAAAAGCGTCAAACTCGAAAATGAGGATGGCAATTTAATTTATGCTGTAGAAATTGGTCAGCAAGAAGTTACAGTAGATGCTGGTAACGGCAAAGTTCTCTATGTTGAAAATGCCAATCAACAAGATGAAAAGAATGAAGCCACTCGTCCCAAGAGTAGTATTCAAGTTAAAGAAACTAGTGATGGCGATCGCGAAACCAATGATGATGGTAAGTAG
- the polA gene encoding DNA polymerase I, whose translation MSETFTSVTSTRPTFILVDGHSLAYRSYFAFAKGRDGGLRTKAGIPTSICFGFVKCLLEVMATQQPQAMAIAFDLGEATFRHEADETYKADRKETPEDFIPDLANLHELLNGFNIPIFTAPGYEADDVLGTLAQRVTAAGYRVKILTGDRDLFQLIDSDKEITVLNFSPDAIKRSTNSITEFEAEQVKEKMGVLPSQIIDFKALCGDKSDNIPGVKGIGEKTAVQLLNTYGSLDNIYAALDEIKGATQKKLASGREDADKSRYLATIVLDVPIEINLEDCKLKGFDTSVLSPILEKLEFKSFLGKINDLQQRFGGKVEEKQEAKTDVINPKSELRDDEDNDLWFFSASDTAAVPQQSTSPITPRIINTEAKLTELVKLLQTFTTPDIPVAWDTETTALEPRDADLVGIGCCWGMQPDEVAYIPLGHKTGENLHKDLVLEGLRPILESADYPKALQNAKFDRLVLKCQGINLAGVVFDPMLASYILNPDSSHNLMDLGQRYLGLIAKSYLDLVPKGKTIADIDIPSVADYCGMDAYSTFGLVPKLREELDKIPTLSKLLVEVEQPLEAVLAQMEYTGVRINSAYLKELSQHLETELARLKEEATKIAGENFNLGSPKQLSQILFEKLGLSTKHSRKIQTGFSTDAATLEKLQEDDKSGFVEAIIEYRTLSKLKSTYVDALPALVRPDTQRVHTDFNQAATSTGRLSSSNPNLQNIPIRTAFSRQIRKAFLPEAGWLMVAADYSQIELRILAHLSQEPILVQAYQQNEDVHTVTGRLVFEKEKITSEERGIAKTINFGVIYGMGSLRFSRSTGIDKNIANEFIKRFNERYPKVFAYLEQVKKEAIALGYVETILGRRRYFDFTNNSLRRLKGSNPEDIDLSKLKNLGPYDAGLLRSAANAPIQGSNADIIKIAMVRLHEVLKNYQARLLLQVHDELVFEIPPDEWEELQPQIKSVMENAVQLSVPLLVEARVGENWMDTK comes from the coding sequence ATGTCTGAAACTTTCACTTCTGTAACTTCAACACGCCCCACGTTCATCCTTGTAGATGGACACTCTCTGGCTTATCGTTCATACTTTGCTTTCGCCAAAGGGCGAGATGGAGGACTGCGTACTAAAGCAGGGATTCCTACGAGTATATGTTTTGGTTTTGTGAAGTGCCTGCTAGAGGTAATGGCAACACAACAGCCTCAAGCAATGGCGATCGCTTTTGATTTGGGTGAGGCTACTTTTCGCCATGAAGCTGACGAGACTTATAAAGCCGATCGCAAAGAAACGCCAGAAGACTTCATTCCCGACTTAGCAAACCTGCATGAGTTGCTAAATGGCTTCAATATACCAATTTTCACTGCTCCTGGTTACGAGGCGGATGATGTTTTGGGAACCTTAGCACAGCGAGTAACTGCTGCTGGGTATAGGGTGAAGATTCTAACTGGCGATCGCGATTTATTTCAACTGATCGACTCTGACAAAGAAATCACTGTTCTGAATTTTAGTCCAGATGCCATAAAACGCTCTACAAATAGCATTACGGAATTTGAAGCAGAACAAGTAAAAGAGAAGATGGGCGTTTTACCTTCACAAATTATCGATTTCAAAGCTCTTTGTGGAGATAAATCAGATAATATTCCTGGAGTTAAAGGAATTGGAGAAAAGACAGCAGTACAGCTGCTAAATACCTATGGTTCCCTTGACAATATTTATGCTGCATTAGATGAAATTAAAGGCGCAACTCAGAAAAAACTGGCAAGTGGTAGAGAAGATGCCGATAAGTCTCGTTATTTGGCAACTATTGTTTTGGATGTTCCTATAGAAATTAATTTAGAAGATTGCAAATTAAAAGGATTTGATACAAGCGTCTTATCCCCCATTTTAGAAAAGTTAGAATTCAAGTCTTTTTTAGGGAAAATCAACGACCTTCAACAACGTTTTGGTGGCAAAGTTGAAGAAAAGCAAGAAGCCAAAACAGACGTAATTAATCCTAAATCAGAATTGAGAGATGATGAAGATAATGATTTGTGGTTTTTCAGTGCTAGCGATACAGCAGCAGTTCCACAACAATCTACTTCTCCTATTACACCACGCATCATCAACACCGAAGCCAAACTAACTGAGTTAGTGAAACTTTTACAAACATTCACCACCCCAGATATTCCCGTTGCTTGGGATACTGAAACTACCGCTTTAGAACCAAGAGATGCTGATTTAGTAGGAATTGGTTGCTGTTGGGGAATGCAACCAGATGAGGTAGCGTATATTCCTCTGGGGCATAAAACTGGAGAAAATTTGCATAAAGATTTGGTGCTAGAAGGATTACGCCCAATTCTTGAAAGCGCTGATTATCCTAAAGCTTTACAGAATGCTAAATTTGATCGCCTAGTTTTAAAGTGTCAAGGGATTAATTTGGCAGGAGTAGTGTTTGATCCCATGCTGGCAAGTTACATTCTAAATCCAGATTCAAGTCATAATTTGATGGATTTAGGGCAGCGATATTTAGGATTGATAGCAAAAAGTTACTTAGATTTAGTTCCTAAAGGCAAAACCATCGCTGATATAGATATTCCCTCCGTTGCAGATTACTGCGGTATGGATGCCTATTCTACTTTTGGCTTAGTGCCGAAATTGCGTGAAGAACTGGATAAAATTCCAACTTTGTCTAAGCTGTTAGTGGAAGTGGAACAGCCACTAGAAGCGGTTTTAGCCCAAATGGAATACACGGGTGTCCGCATTAATTCAGCTTATTTAAAAGAACTTTCGCAGCATTTAGAAACAGAGTTAGCCAGGTTAAAAGAGGAAGCAACTAAAATAGCTGGGGAAAATTTTAACTTGGGTTCTCCTAAGCAGTTGAGCCAAATATTGTTTGAAAAGTTGGGCTTAAGTACCAAACATTCTCGTAAAATTCAAACTGGCTTCTCTACAGACGCAGCCACACTAGAAAAACTCCAAGAAGATGATAAAAGTGGTTTTGTTGAGGCGATCATTGAGTATCGCACTCTATCTAAATTAAAGTCTACTTATGTTGATGCTTTACCTGCATTGGTGCGTCCAGATACCCAGAGGGTGCATACTGATTTTAATCAAGCAGCAACATCAACTGGTAGGTTATCTTCTTCTAATCCGAATTTACAAAATATCCCGATTCGTACAGCTTTTAGTCGCCAAATTCGGAAGGCCTTTTTACCTGAAGCTGGTTGGTTAATGGTGGCTGCTGATTACTCACAAATTGAATTGCGGATTTTGGCTCATTTGAGTCAAGAGCCGATATTAGTGCAAGCATATCAGCAAAATGAAGATGTTCACACTGTTACCGGGCGGTTAGTCTTTGAAAAAGAAAAGATAACCTCAGAAGAACGAGGAATAGCAAAAACTATCAATTTTGGCGTGATTTATGGAATGGGTTCTCTAAGATTTTCGCGCTCAACTGGGATAGATAAAAACATTGCCAATGAGTTCATTAAGCGGTTTAATGAACGATATCCTAAAGTTTTTGCATATTTGGAGCAAGTAAAAAAAGAAGCGATCGCTCTTGGTTATGTAGAAACTATTCTCGGTCGTCGTCGTTACTTTGATTTTACTAATAACAGTTTACGTAGATTAAAAGGCAGCAATCCAGAAGATATTGATCTGAGTAAATTGAAGAATTTGGGCCCTTATGATGCGGGTTTATTACGTTCAGCGGCTAATGCACCAATTCAAGGTTCTAACGCTGATATTATCAAAATTGCGATGGTAAGGTTGCATGAGGTTTTGAAGAACTATCAGGCGCGTTTATTGTTGCAAGTACACGATGAATTAGTGTTTGAAATTCCCCCTGATGAGTGGGAAGAATTACAACCGCAAATTAAGTCGGTGATGGAAAACGCAGTTCAGTTGAGCGTGCCTTTACTGGTAGAGGCGCGTGTTGGAGAAAATTGGATGGATACAAAGTAA
- a CDS encoding membrane protein, translating to MNKMLNRVPEVTIYFWIIKVLATTVGETAADFLSATLNLGLGITSYIMSAVLLIVLLNQFKLKRYVPASFWFVVVLISIVGTLITDRLVDELGVSLVTTTVIFSVSLLIVFALWYSSEKTLAMHSINTAKRELFYWVAVLFTFALGTATGDLLAESLGLGYAQSALIFGASIAIIAITYYYLWMNAVLAFWLAYILTRPLGASIGDLLSQSTTNGGFGFGTVGTSMLFLSIIISLVIYLSLKQKKPVLLPIDRQD from the coding sequence ATGAATAAGATGTTAAACAGGGTTCCAGAGGTAACAATTTACTTCTGGATCATTAAGGTTTTGGCAACTACAGTAGGTGAAACCGCAGCAGATTTTCTATCAGCAACACTGAACCTTGGTTTAGGCATTACATCCTACATTATGAGCGCTGTATTATTGATTGTGCTGTTGAATCAGTTTAAGCTTAAACGCTATGTTCCAGCAAGTTTCTGGTTTGTGGTCGTTTTGATAAGTATCGTTGGCACACTGATCACTGATAGATTAGTAGATGAGCTTGGAGTTAGTTTGGTAACAACTACTGTAATTTTTAGTGTTTCCTTGTTGATAGTTTTTGCACTCTGGTATTCAAGCGAAAAGACATTAGCCATGCACTCCATCAATACAGCTAAAAGAGAGCTTTTTTATTGGGTGGCTGTTTTATTTACGTTTGCCTTGGGCACTGCAACAGGAGACCTCTTAGCAGAGTCTTTGGGATTGGGTTATGCACAATCAGCACTGATATTTGGTGCTTCAATTGCAATCATAGCGATCACTTATTATTACTTGTGGATGAATGCAGTTTTGGCATTCTGGTTAGCTTATATCTTAACTCGTCCACTTGGAGCATCTATAGGTGATTTACTATCCCAATCTACTACAAATGGTGGCTTTGGTTTTGGTACTGTCGGAACCAGTATGCTTTTTCTTTCTATAATCATAAGCCTAGTTATTTACTTAAGCCTTAAGCAGAAAAAACCAGTCTTACTGCCGATTGACCGACAAGACTGA